The Euphorbia lathyris chromosome 3, ddEupLath1.1, whole genome shotgun sequence genome contains a region encoding:
- the LOC136222857 gene encoding ATPase family AAA domain-containing protein At1g05910-like — MHFNQFVLQAHEQLRTVLLTLLEELPSDLPILLLGTSSHPPDENEDQPFLVFPQRSVYQVSLPSTEDKSLCFERLIEAALSVFLEGMSNKSQESTLPELPKVPKVASGPKASELKPRIEAEQHALRRMRMCLRDVCNSLVQEPFNAEPLCLDLVTSYVTPVDFFYKRIHRYLATVGGLIEHSGELFLGDILKHYTIDGLLQP, encoded by the exons atgcatttcaaccaattTGTTTTGCAG GCACATGAGCAGCTCAGGACCGTTCTTTTGACTTTGTTAGAAGAACTTCCATCTGATTTGCCTATATTGTTGCTTGGAACTTCTTCGCATCCACCTGATGAGAATGAAGATCAGCCATTTCTAGTATTTCCTCAACGCTCAGT CTATCAAGTGAGCTTACCATCAACTGAAGACAAATCTTTGTGTTTTGAACGTTTAATTGAAGCTGCCTTATCAGTCTTCTTGGAGGGAATGAGCAACAAATCTCAAGAATCGACCCTTCCTGAACTTCCGAAGGTGCCTAAAGTGGCAAGTGGCCCAAAGGCCTCAGAGTTAAAACCTAGGATAGAAGCAGAGCAGCATGCCCTTCGTCGAATGAGGATGTGCCTCAGAGATGTTTGCAATAG TCTCGTGCAGGAACCTTTTAATGCTGAACCACTCTGTTTAGACTTGGTTACCTCTTATGTGACGCCAGTTGATTTTTTCTACAAGAGAATCCATAG ATATTTGGCCACTGTTGGTGGCCTGATAGAGCACTCTGGAGAGCTGTTTTTGGGAGATATCTT GAagcactacaccatagatggtctATTGCAACCCTAA